The Verrucomicrobiia bacterium genome segment AGAAATGGCGGGTGATCAAGTGGGCGAGTGAACCGAGGTCGATAGGTTCAGGGCTGCCAACATTATACACCTGGCGCAGACGTCCTAGGGCCAGCGCGGATAAGACCCAGAAAGCAAAATCGCTGGCGTACATGATACTGCGAATGGTAGCGCCATCGCCCATGATGCGAATGGGGCCGCCATTGAAGCTGTCCCGCATGAAATCCGTGACCGCCCAGGGCAATTGCAATGATTGATAAGGGCCGACAAACGCGAACGGACGCAAGGTGACGATAGGCAACTTGCTTTCACTCAAAGCGCATTGTGCGGCCACTTCAGCAAAACGTTTCGATTCGGCGTAAGCGACGTTCACATCGTCGCAACGCAAGGCACCGCTGTAGGTTTCATCGATGCAAGGCATGTCCCAAGGCTGGGAACCGTAGACCAAGCCGGAACTGAGGATGACGATCTTCTCCAAGTCCTCCTGGAGATTGGCAGCGCGCAGCAAACGCATGAGGCCAAGACCATTGGTTTCTGCGACGGCATTTGGCTGGGACGCGAGCAGACGACGGTCTGTCAGGGCGGCGGCGTGGATGATATAACGGACATCGCGCGGCAGTTCGGTGAAGTGACGGATATCGCCCTCAGTCAGCTTGAGCCACGATTGTTGTCCCAGCTGCGGCCAGCGGCTGGCGAGTGATTTGGCATTCCGGCTGAAGGCCGTGACCTTGATGCCGAAACTGTGCTTCTCATTCA includes the following:
- a CDS encoding NAD(P)-dependent oxidoreductase, with product MNPAIALVRADAEAVIEGRTQNLQALRNQHIFITGGTGFLGTWLLELINVLNEKHSFGIKVTAFSRNAKSLASRWPQLGQQSWLKLTEGDIRHFTELPRDVRYIIHAAALTDRRLLASQPNAVAETNGLGLMRLLRAANLQEDLEKIVILSSGLVYGSQPWDMPCIDETYSGALRCDDVNVAYAESKRFAEVAAQCALSESKLPIVTLRPFAFVGPYQSLQLPWAVTDFMRDSFNGGPIRIMGDGATIRSIMYASDFAFWVLSALALGRLRQVYNVGSPEPIDLGSLAHLITRHFSPPPEIRTRLGQAGHDRTRLVPSVERAKKELSVTVTVPLADAIQRTITWNRHIQSI